In one window of Cynocephalus volans isolate mCynVol1 chromosome 6, mCynVol1.pri, whole genome shotgun sequence DNA:
- the FUS gene encoding RNA-binding protein FUS isoform X1 translates to MASNDYSQQATQSYGAYPTQPGQGYSQQSSQPYGQQSYSGYSQSTDTSGYGQSSYSSSYGQTQNTGYGTQSAPQGYGSAGGYGGSQGSQSSYGQQSSYPGYGQQPAPSSTSGSYGSSSQSSSYGQPPSGGYGQQSGYGGQQQSYGQQQSSYNPPQGYGQQSQYNSSGGGGGGGGGGSYGQDQSSMSSGGGGYGNQDQSGSGGSGYGGGQQDRGGRGRGGGGGYNRSSGGYEPRGRGGGRGGRGGMGGSDRGGFNKFGGPRDQGSRHDSEQDNSDNNTIFVQGLGENVTIESVADYFKQIGIIKTNKKTGQPMINLYTDRETGKLKGEATVSFDDPPSAKAAIDWFDGKEFSGNPIKVSFATRRADFNRGGSNGRGGRGRGGPMGRGGYGGGGSGGGGRGGFPSGGGGGGGQQRAGDWKCPNPTCENMNFSWRNECNQCKAPKPDGPGGGPGGSHMGGNYGDDRRGGRGGYDRGGYRGRGGDRGGFRGGRGGGDRGGFGPGKMDSRGEHRQDRRERPY, encoded by the exons ATGGCTTCAAACG ACTATTCCCAACAAGCAACCCAAAG ctATGGGGCCTACCCCACCCAGCCTGGGCAGGGCTACTCCCAGCAGAGCAGTCAGCCCTACGGACAGCAGAGTTACAGTGGTTACAGCCAGTCAACAGACACTTCAGGCTATGGCCAGAGCAGCTATAGTTCTTCTTATGGACAGACCCAGAACA CAGGCTATGGCACTCAATCAGCTCCCCAGGGATATGGCTCAGCCGGTGGCTATGGCGGTAGTCAGGGTTCTCAATCGTCTTACGGGCAGCAGTCCTCCTACCCTGGCTATGGTCAACAGCCAGCTCCCAGCAGTACCTCGGGAAG ttATGGTAGCAGTTCTCAGAGCAGCAGCTATGGGCAGCCCCCAAGTGGGGGCTATGGCCAACAGTCTGGCTATGGTGGACAACAGCAAAGCTACGGACAGCAGCAAAGCTCCTATAATCCCCCTCAGGGCTATGGACAGCAGAGCCAGTACAACAGTAGTGGCGGAGGTGGCGGAGGGGGTGGTGGAG GTAGCTATGGCCAAGATCAGTCCTCCATGAGTAGTGGCGGTGGCGGTTATGGCAATCAGGACCAGAGTGGTAGCGGCGGCAGTGGCTACGGGGGAGGCCAACAGGACCGCGGGGGCCGTGGCAGGGGCGGTGGCGGTGGCTACAACCGCAGCAGTGGTGGCTATGAACCCAGAGGTCGTGGAGGTGGCCGTGGAGGCAGAGGTGGCATGGG CGGAAGTGACCGTGGTGGCTTCAATAAATTTGGTG GCCCTCGGGACCAAGGATCACGTCATGACTCTG AACAGGATAACTCAGACAATAATACCATCTTCGTGCAAGGCCTGGGCGAGAATGTTACAATTGAGTCAGTGGCTGATTACTTCAAGCAGATTGGTATTATTAAG acaaacaagaaaacaggACAGCCCATGATTAATTTGTACACAGACAGGGAAACCGGCAAACTGAAAGGAGAGGCAACGGTCTCATTTGATGACCCACCTTCTGCAAAAGCAGCTATTGACTGGTTTGATG GTAAAGAATTCTCCGGGAATCCTATCAAGGTCTCATTTGCTACTCGCCGAGCAGATTTCAATCGTGGTGGTAGCAATGGTCGTGGAGGCCGAGGGCGAGGAG GACCTATGGGCCGTGGAGGCTAtggaggtggtggcagtggtggcggTGGCCGGGGAGGATTCCCCAGTGGAGGTGGTGGCGGTGGAGGACAGCAACGAGCTGGGGACTGGAAGTGTCCTAATCC TACGTGTGAGAACATGAACTTCTCTTGGAGGAATGAATGCAACCAGTGTAAGGCCCCTAAACCAGATGGCCCAGGAGGGGGACCTGGAGGCTCTCATATGG GTGGTAACTATGGAGATGATCGTCGCGGTGGCAGAGGAGGCTATGATCGGGGAGGCTACCGAGGCCGTGGCGGGGACCGCGGGGGCTTCCGAGGGGGCCGGGGTGGTGGGGACAGAGGCGGCTTTGGCCCTGGCAAGATGGACTCCAG GGGTGAGCACAGACAGGATCGCAGGGAGAGGCCGTATTAG
- the FUS gene encoding RNA-binding protein FUS isoform X2 — MASNDYSQQATQSYGAYPTQPGQGYSQQSSQPYGQQSYSGYSQSTDTSGYGQSSYSSSYGQTQNSYGTQSAPQGYGSAGGYGGSQGSQSSYGQQSSYPGYGQQPAPSSTSGSYGSSSQSSSYGQPPSGGYGQQSGYGGQQQSYGQQQSSYNPPQGYGQQSQYNSSGGGGGGGGGGSYGQDQSSMSSGGGGYGNQDQSGSGGSGYGGGQQDRGGRGRGGGGGYNRSSGGYEPRGRGGGRGGRGGMGGSDRGGFNKFGGPRDQGSRHDSEQDNSDNNTIFVQGLGENVTIESVADYFKQIGIIKTNKKTGQPMINLYTDRETGKLKGEATVSFDDPPSAKAAIDWFDGKEFSGNPIKVSFATRRADFNRGGSNGRGGRGRGGPMGRGGYGGGGSGGGGRGGFPSGGGGGGGQQRAGDWKCPNPTCENMNFSWRNECNQCKAPKPDGPGGGPGGSHMGGNYGDDRRGGRGGYDRGGYRGRGGDRGGFRGGRGGGDRGGFGPGKMDSRGEHRQDRRERPY, encoded by the exons ATGGCTTCAAACG ACTATTCCCAACAAGCAACCCAAAG ctATGGGGCCTACCCCACCCAGCCTGGGCAGGGCTACTCCCAGCAGAGCAGTCAGCCCTACGGACAGCAGAGTTACAGTGGTTACAGCCAGTCAACAGACACTTCAGGCTATGGCCAGAGCAGCTATAGTTCTTCTTATGGACAGACCCAGAACA GCTATGGCACTCAATCAGCTCCCCAGGGATATGGCTCAGCCGGTGGCTATGGCGGTAGTCAGGGTTCTCAATCGTCTTACGGGCAGCAGTCCTCCTACCCTGGCTATGGTCAACAGCCAGCTCCCAGCAGTACCTCGGGAAG ttATGGTAGCAGTTCTCAGAGCAGCAGCTATGGGCAGCCCCCAAGTGGGGGCTATGGCCAACAGTCTGGCTATGGTGGACAACAGCAAAGCTACGGACAGCAGCAAAGCTCCTATAATCCCCCTCAGGGCTATGGACAGCAGAGCCAGTACAACAGTAGTGGCGGAGGTGGCGGAGGGGGTGGTGGAG GTAGCTATGGCCAAGATCAGTCCTCCATGAGTAGTGGCGGTGGCGGTTATGGCAATCAGGACCAGAGTGGTAGCGGCGGCAGTGGCTACGGGGGAGGCCAACAGGACCGCGGGGGCCGTGGCAGGGGCGGTGGCGGTGGCTACAACCGCAGCAGTGGTGGCTATGAACCCAGAGGTCGTGGAGGTGGCCGTGGAGGCAGAGGTGGCATGGG CGGAAGTGACCGTGGTGGCTTCAATAAATTTGGTG GCCCTCGGGACCAAGGATCACGTCATGACTCTG AACAGGATAACTCAGACAATAATACCATCTTCGTGCAAGGCCTGGGCGAGAATGTTACAATTGAGTCAGTGGCTGATTACTTCAAGCAGATTGGTATTATTAAG acaaacaagaaaacaggACAGCCCATGATTAATTTGTACACAGACAGGGAAACCGGCAAACTGAAAGGAGAGGCAACGGTCTCATTTGATGACCCACCTTCTGCAAAAGCAGCTATTGACTGGTTTGATG GTAAAGAATTCTCCGGGAATCCTATCAAGGTCTCATTTGCTACTCGCCGAGCAGATTTCAATCGTGGTGGTAGCAATGGTCGTGGAGGCCGAGGGCGAGGAG GACCTATGGGCCGTGGAGGCTAtggaggtggtggcagtggtggcggTGGCCGGGGAGGATTCCCCAGTGGAGGTGGTGGCGGTGGAGGACAGCAACGAGCTGGGGACTGGAAGTGTCCTAATCC TACGTGTGAGAACATGAACTTCTCTTGGAGGAATGAATGCAACCAGTGTAAGGCCCCTAAACCAGATGGCCCAGGAGGGGGACCTGGAGGCTCTCATATGG GTGGTAACTATGGAGATGATCGTCGCGGTGGCAGAGGAGGCTATGATCGGGGAGGCTACCGAGGCCGTGGCGGGGACCGCGGGGGCTTCCGAGGGGGCCGGGGTGGTGGGGACAGAGGCGGCTTTGGCCCTGGCAAGATGGACTCCAG GGGTGAGCACAGACAGGATCGCAGGGAGAGGCCGTATTAG